In one Culex quinquefasciatus strain JHB chromosome 2, VPISU_Cqui_1.0_pri_paternal, whole genome shotgun sequence genomic region, the following are encoded:
- the LOC6035906 gene encoding sine oculis-binding protein homolog B — protein sequence MDLVMATSAKSTSPHRIKVKKEICSEPDNIKDFAETAMNDILGWYGYGDSVDRIDIASSSSTAAAAPAADSTHHPRHKESNSSGSSTITLKSKHNNKPQQHKPSRQFNMLQHQQQQHNSGDSDSIAAVAASGVVSPPVATVPSKAAGVLVSPGSNSSSNINNSSSTATAETRNGVNLHEQQREREHGQGAGESSTSEKDSSRESSKSPMLVKMLEKQEPICGWCRRGVPPNQTGCIAGTTEGTIFCSESCFSQSRRASFKRAKTCDWCRHVRHAVSYVDFQDGVTQLQFCSDKCLNQYKMQIFCNETQAHLDMNPHLKEKSTSAGSLITPDLWLKNCKSRSASPLSDRSESVSPAPSLPMRPSPEPSPVMQSPPAKKPMISVAHPSKLLSKNLQPSAAVNARTVIKSTRKRRPGLRPLQQNTLHNRKTAKVDYGQLTSNNNNNASVLNNNLPASSMPKPATVTSANIQDLRAGISLQNLTHSLTPTKFESRESPTTPRPPPLNIPPQFLQLPPNPAMRPPFFPLNPAFRFGSPPNPQAMPPPPPPNMDPNNPQNRHQPPLLGFPAPPVTILVPYPIVIPLPLPIPIPIPLIDFLKATAPKEEAKPEPTTSESPVSTTEQPARIEDDSVSDPEHEERDSPLDFTVPQNRPPQQSYSLEPVHEPATEPEVDRSPEQRLPKFRITRLSGGSSGCGKRVEMESEEEPPKEEDEEDRVERSRPLRKRKRLVGHQEETTAAAAPPSEGGRGVEEEGTKG from the exons GACTTTGCCGAAACGGCCATGAACGACATCCTTGGCTGGTACGGCTACGGTGACAGCGTGGATCGTATCGATATCGCTTCGTCTTCATCAACAGCAGCTGCTGCGCCGGCCGCGGACAGCACCCACCATCCCCGTCACAAGGAGTCCAATAGCAGTGGCAGTAGTACAATCACGCTGAAATCCAAGCACAATAACAAGCCTCAACAGCACAAGCCGTCCAGGCAATTCAATATGTTgcaacatcagcagcagcagcataatTCCGGCGATAGTGATAGCATTGCAGCCGTGGCAGCATCAGGTGTAGTTTCACCACCGGTGGCAACGGTTCCGTCCAAGGCTGCTGGTGTCCTAGTTTCACCGGGAAGCAACAGCAGTAGTAATATTAATAATAGCAGTAGTACAGCCACGGCGGAGACTCGCAACGGAGTCAACTTACACGAGCAGCAACGGGAGCGGGAACATGGCCAAGGGGCAGGGGAAAGTTCCACCTCGGAAAAGGACAGCTCCCGGGAAAGCTCCAAGAGTCCGATGCTGGTGAAGATGCTCGAAAAGCAGG AACCCATCTGCGGCTGGTGCCGCCGGGGCGTCCCACCCAACCAGACCGGCTGCATCGCCGGCACCACCGAGGGCACCATCTTCTGTTCGGAGTCGTGTTTCTCGCAGAGCCGGCGGGCCTCGTTCAAGCGGGCCAAAACGTGCGACTGGTGCCGGCACGTGCGCCACGCCGTCAGCTACGTCGACTTCCAGGACGGGGTGACGCAGCTGCAGTTCTGCTCGGATAAGTGTCTCAACCAGTACAAGATGCAGATTTTTTGCAACGAAACGCAAGCCCATCTGGACATGAACCCGCACCTGAAGGAGAAGAGTACGTCGGCGG GAAGTCTCATCACACCCGATCTCTGGCTTAAGAACTGCAAAAGTCGATCGGCTTCACCGCTTTCGGATCGTTCCGAGTCCGTTTCGCCAGCTCCGTCCTTACCGATGCGACCTTCGCCGGAACCATCACCAGTAATGCAGTCACCTCCTGCCAAGAAGCCGATGATATCGGTAGCCCATCCTTCGAAGCTCCTATCGAAGAACCTTCAACCGAGCGCAGCTGTCAACGCCAGGACCGTGATCAAATCTACCCGTAAGCGGCGTCCAGGTCTACGACCTCTTCAACAAAACACGCTACACAATCGAAAAACCGCCAAGGTGGACTATGGTCAGCTTAcatcaaacaacaacaacaacgcgaGTGTTCTGAACAACAACTTGCCCGCCAGCAGCATGCCAAAGCCTGCCACCGTAACAAGTGCAAACATCCAAGATCTCCGCGCCGGAATTTCTCTCCAAAACCTCACCCACTCTCTAACTCCAACcaagttcgaatcccgggaatcCCCAACGACTCCACGACCACCTCCTCTCAACATTCCGCCACAATTTCTCCAGCTTCCACCGAATCCCGCCATGCGACCGCCATTCTTCCCGCTAAACCCCGCCTTCCGGTTCGGTTCCCCGCCAAACCCGCAAGCCATGCCTCCTCCACCCCCGCCCAACATGGACCCAAACAACCCCCAGAACCGGCACCAACCCCCGCTCCTGGGCTTCCCAGCTCCCCCTGTAACCATCCTCGTCCCCTACCCAATCGTCATCCCACTCCCCCTGCCAATCCCCATCCCCATCCCCCTCATCGACTTCCTCAAAGCCACCGCCCCCAAAGAGGAAGCCAAGCCGGAACCCACCACCAGTGAATCGCCCGTTTCAACGACGGAACAACCCGCCCGCATCGAGGACGACTCCGTCAGCGATCCGGAGCACGAAGAGCGCGACTCCCCGCTCGATTTCACCGTGCCGCAAAATCGACCACCCCAGCAAAGCTACTCGCTGGAACCGGTACACGAACCTGCGACGGAACCGGAAGTGGACCGCAGTCCGGAGCAGCGGTTGCCAAAGTTTAGGATTACTAGGCTGAGTGGGGGCAGCAGCGGTTGCGGCAAAAGGGTTGAGATGGAAAGTGAGGAAGAGCCGCCGAAGGAGGAGGACGAGGAAGACCGGGTGGAGCGGAGTCGGCCGTTGCGGAAGCGGAAGCGACTAGTGGGGCATCAGGAGGAGACGACGGCGGCGGCTGCGCCGCCTAGTGAGGGTGGGCGAGGGGTTGAGGAGGAGGGGACGAAAGGTTAG